The Spinacia oleracea cultivar Varoflay chromosome 2, BTI_SOV_V1, whole genome shotgun sequence DNA segment GAGTTTTCAATAAAAACAGCCTACTatcatcttcttcactctttagATTACGCTACTTCTTCTATTTCTAGCTTTAATTGGAGAATGATTTGGAAAATTAAAATTCCTTTCAAGTATACAATGCTAATTTGGAATTGTTGTAATGAGATTCTCCCAGTTGCAAAGAGCTTAAACTCTAAGATTGATTGTATTTCACCAACCTATTCTCGTTGTTCTGCAACTGATGAGGATCACATCCATCTTTTTAGGGATTGTTGGGAGTCGAGTATTTTGTGGAACTATATATTTGGAAGACTAGCAAAAAATTATGGCATAAACCTTCGTAGTTTTTTGAATCTCCCTTGGATTGATTGGATTAGTTTCAATCTCAACCAATCGGAGAAATGGAAAGCAATATTTTGTATAGCCATTTGGCACATCTGGAAATCCAGTCAAGCTGTTGTCAAACAAAAAATGGTTAAACAATTTTCCGTGTATAGTGCCTTTTATGTAGACTATATCACCACTAACAAGATTCTGCAAGGAAAGGATAAGGGCAAAACGAAGATAGTTCCAGCAATTTGGATTCCTCCAGCTTATGATTATCTAAATCTCAATACGGATGGCAGCTGGAAGGCTCATAATGAAGGTGGTGGCATGGTGGTGGAGTTTTCACAGGTGCAACAAGCAAGTGGTATATGGGATTCTCGAGTAAATTCAATGTTATTGCTCCCCTTTCAGCAGAACTTTATGCTATGAGGGAAGGATTAATTATCCTGGAGATCGAAGCTGATGTTGAGGCCTTATTAACCATGCTTGGATCAGTGAATGGAATGTATCATGAAGAGCTCAAGCCCGTGTTTACCGATGTCAGCAGCCCTATGGGCAAGTTCAGGTTTCTTGATGTCAAGCATATTCCTCGTGCTAACAATAAGGTGGCTCGTGCACTTGCTCATTATGCTTCGAATATGGCGGTTGGccataatttctttttgaatccCACTCCTTTCGCCAACATTGCGTATCAAGGTGATCTTCAGAAGTTGGAGGATGAGGAGAAAAGGAGATTGCAACAGGGTTCCAGCAGTAGCATATCATTGACTTAGACGAGGGTACCTCAGATGCACATGCAAGTGAAACCTTTACCACAGAGAAAATGTTTGGAACCATCTCAACCAGTGTCACAACCACGGCAGCGGGCCTCACCAAGACTGTCAATGGGAGCAACCAACGGAAAGACGCGATAAGGAACAAGGAAAATTGATCAAGTGGGTTTTTGCTAATCCCGAGCTTGGATGTTCGTTAATTGTATGTTTTAAGAAGCTTGGAGATACTTTAGGATAGGTTGTATATATTTTGGATAAATAAGAAGGTGTGTGTGTGTTATGATTTAGAAATCGGGTGGTAAGTTTTTGGGATAATTCTCGATGTTGTAATTGAACCTtcttttaattaatatattatacGTTTTGTGTTAAAAAAGAAACATAAAACTAGTATGttgaacatgtaaagggttttaaatacttatttaagttcattagttgaaagtagGGACCGAAATAAGCAATTTTAGTTAAAATGTGATCTATAATGATCAAGCGAGCATTAAATgtacataacttgaccaaagatggtgagaatgagtcttttaaacattaaaatatttatgtcaaacatgtaaagggtttagaatattCATTTAGATTCATTATGTGTAAGTTGGGAGCAAAATTAGGCATTTTAATCGAAATGTGACCTAtaacgtgaaggaaataatgcccttggtctaaggatgcatttaatgctaagtctaataaatgcggttcagtattaattatacaagttaataattcagtgagatcaagtgaactgtatgcctagctagatgccgcttcagttcaagtggaattaataaatccacaacttactcttgactgaacccgtagggtcacacaaatagtacgtgaacggatcaagtatataAAGGaactaaatactccatttatggatattcggaatcgacggatctcggtttcagtgggagttgaaatcgtcaaaggaaaattatgaatactccggaaacgatgatattgccggaaacggaaatatggatcgtatcgcaaatataaatattatccaagtcatagatgttgccggaaacggaaacatggtacgtatcggaaaatattatcggaaatggaaatattgtcggaatcggaaatattgccggaaacggaaatattgtcagaatcgaaaatactatcggaatcggaaaataattccggaatcggaaatattaaatatttgtttgaatcggtaatattaaatattgttcgaatcggaaatgaattccggaatcggaaaattaatcggaagcccgtcgtacgaaataaacatcggacgagcttgctagacgcaaggccaaGCCCAGGGCGCAAGGCAaaacgcagcagcagccaaaggcacgcaagccccagcgcaaggccaggcccagcgcgcccatgggctgcgagcagcgtgtgggcttctccgcgcgcgcgcattgcctgcgccccttgtgggccgtgcgcgtgtgtgtgttgaagttcgtgcatgcatcaaatccttaagaaattaggattagattaaaagattaatttcctaaagttactagttttaattaaagtctaattctaatagaattagattacttgaaacctagtagacttctaattccattattcctaccctataaatatgtgatggcattcacaatttatgaacacataatttcaagtattcacatagttttaaggattaaaactaacgttaatattgcctcaaatattcgaataaaacataataccttaggtgcaattctagttacttaaatctaaggcggatccgaacgtgctgtggactatctacagagggacgacacttggagtcctaaacttgttcttgttcggttcgggagcagctagggagggcacgctacaaagagtatgcatcctaacttatgctaattgttatgtggcaattaatttggattcctggctttatggtttttccgcatgaaatatatatgatttatatgtatcataacctaacagtggtatcacgagcctctaattaattccataataattagttaacatggttaaattttataaatttgcaatgaagtaaaggggtgattaatttcgattttttgtaatttattgcaaattcgtgcgattatttaattatatgttcgcagaattttcggcagtttagtcaataatggtcggaatcgtataattttatagtgtatttcgcatgtaaacagcgttttaaaattttgactaaaatcatagatttgatgccgaaccagaattcccaaattcgaagcctaactatgatttttcgaaggttttagtttttcgaacgcaaaatttgtaatttttaagatgttaaattaaatatttgcgattcttgtttgtaaatcttgaacatttgattgacctactatatatgtttaacaaatttaaatgcctaagattgttaattatacaacctaatttgaaattgtaattaatttgttgaaattcgaataatttagaatttgatttgtttttcataattaattgacaatttaattaggtacccaagattaaaaaccaccataaaaaattttaaatttggtaaattttaaatttttatgacctagaattgaatccatgataatcggaaattaatttgaataataaattttcgatttttcgccttaaatttgttagtttcacgcatgccaatgcacaactttgatcatttatatcttaaattctctttatacaaaaattataaaaagttgatattttgaaaatacacattgagacaaatctaacaagatccaacatgactatgttttatcttatataaaaaacactacgaatagtcaaagtagattatatgaatagtggcaaaagtccaaacgttgcgagtattaaaagacggaggaagtatgatttattaatttgtctataaatttgaattaaaaagttttgatttttatataatccgctcataaatcttgcacgcacaaagcaatggacgctacgtgttacccgtaaggggtgttgtatagtgcgggcatgcgacgacgagcaagggagctcgtcgccaatgcggcacgaatgcagaGAGCAAAGGAGCgtggcatgcgcgcaaggcagtggGCCTGCCTAGGCGATGTGTGTTGCgagcatgggcggatggggcgaaggggcaaggcacaagcgagACGAGGCGCGCGAGCATcgagcaggcgctgctcgcccagcgcgcgctgcctcgcctaGCGAGCAAGCCAGAACACAGCGAGCAAGCAGGTTGCGCGCATGCGTGGCTTGCTGGgttggctgcgtgtgcgtgtggcctgctcgtgccttgttgtgcgatcagtcgaggggcgctgctgcctcgttgactcgacggggcatgggcgcaagcccatggcctcgtcttgacccgattggttcgttttgaatttaattttaattttcagttggaaaacattttttaattaactttaaaattcgtaattaaatttttgctcggaatttaattttgaataatttaattattataaattttatttgtactaattattttactaaaattaaaaccttgattaaatttaaattaattaaattaataaactgaaaataagttaaaggattcaaataataatttatatgagctttaaattttaattaaatttgtatgtttccagttagactaggaaatacaattttatgtttaaaattagcaaagcatgtaaatttattggtttaagtgggagcattttagtcataaactcttgattaggtctacattcctttaaggttaaaacaacttgattagaattaataaggattgaataattggtagatttttggaacccttgattaattgctgcaaatatttatgtgatgcataatacgttctactaaccagttatgtgggccattcattgataaatgaatgggtgaatggtatattataaatgtactattttgcaggttatggaaagtgactagtatggcccaaataggatagaaaatatggtctgcgtaccattaatttgaatgtaaaattggtctaatgcaccaaagtttttaatttaagtatggtctacgtaccatcaaatagttgtaattagtttaaattatagcttatcctatttgaagaaaatggcgcctcccatggtgaaattcaagacggggtttccaatccattttcaagacagagtttgaagttgaagcttcaagatgaagtcgggccatactagatcacatttatatcttatgcatgttttaagttatttattgttttaaatatgtcttaattatgcatgagattgcggcttgattatgttgcatgattaaggattttagttcacttaaaatctaaccaacatagtaagagccttaagttccaaactttaaaaattgagttaaaatgtaccatgccaaaataacacttacttggataacctttacatcaatcttagtaatagttttccgcctaagcgaggtgttacttattgatcctaaaggggtaaggtatacaaataaatgtgagtacatgttagttttggtgaaactcaacgatataagtaaggagtccttttatgtcgtggcaaatgagataggtttacataataagtccttagacgtacctatcaaccaagagtagtttctagactattagcaaaggcttttctTACCtacaatattttagaattgagtctaaatacataatgtgcttcattcttcaatgatttaaggatcttggattcattttattcacacctgccggaacactaaactcgaataaaatgctaatgacttgtttaaattgcatgattgatttaatttccaagttattactcatgataaatgtttagactttgcatgcttcaatgtatattttaattattgtttataattaaatatcttttactgcaataaatccttttagaagggtaacagtaaatttcctaaATTGGTAGTGAAactaagaacgattcacggaaatgagagaaagtgagaaatttaaaatgtacgtttcttttagcgacttttatggttgttttcgagtatcaaagtcgaatggcaaaccgattggtgcttgtgaattcaaaatacaatgtagttttgagatcataaagcattgagtttacacgctcagctttaccaatggttaacaacctaacttctttgtccatttaattctcgaatgagtctagtccctagacattcgaatagatcgatgcttagagaactttagaagcttctggtaagatcatctagttgaaacagaatattcaacataaataaaatggtaagaaccttgttgaagtgacattggacatgtctaacaaaatataaaagtcaacactagagaagtcaattcttaagactatgagaaagggtacaagaaataggaaaacaaggaacaaatgaaaggaatttacgattccgtttctacctataagtttatgtttaaagaaaagtgtcctagcaatcaaacttccttggtatcatataccgcttgaggttcttacttcagtaataactcaaacaatggaagctaggctacacaaatggcctacaagtggaaaatgaagcatggcaatgctacattagttgtagggtcatctggtttgttttaagtcctttcaaggctggaacttaatggctattttgttccataatcagcatacctaaatttctgtttcaaacacagaaagactcacattcaagaaagacaaaaaaattgtttgtttgttatttgaatgaaatggtcatttacgggttgagtcaatatgcttgattaaaacaaacaaatatttaacaataagaaatttactaggttcaaatcaaccccttgatttgagttccactaatctttggcattgttgcttagaccatatcaacaagttaatattcaaaagctctattttgatggacttttgaaagttgattgatttctaaatcattcAAGGCaagttagtcttacttgttgaaagtaacaaaagatatgagctattgttagaacacctagacaatagagttcaaagctaaagaaagattttatgactttattatttcacatggttttgagtgaatatggatttatttactgaaagtgatataagtttgaatctgtttgactagttcaaagattcatacaaaagtataaaaacgtccacttggcaataaatcataaagatctaggtaagatcatgacgatgattactttaagacgaaaaatgatcatcaatgattgtgtattgtaatttcacaatctagctccataagatatggcatatctacgttggaatgatcgaagtcaattagtgcttgattcgatcaatgatgaatcataaagacttttcctataatttctaaaacaaaatgctcaactaccaccaaactaagccaaattcgtcaaagttattgaaaagaaatttcagaatatcttttcaataatatataatatatccaaagagttgctaaactcagtgggagcttagtgtttgttattcaacaaactaaggcccaagaatagatatatgtttcattgtgatttattcaaatgagacacaagggtattgcttctaccacgaattttgagaacataatgtttgtttgctcgaaatagtgtccttttggagattcgtttccaacatgacaagtgggagaaaatagacctcgaaagtattcaaggcgaacaacaaagataaacggacattctggaggcttttcgaagttctttagaaaatcagaacacgtattctttaaggactttagaagtggtttaaagaatagacatctcttaagactttacaagtgcttcaaggagaacagaatattcaaaggactctcaaagtgtctgttgatattctattgtttgatgttatatttacccaagtaggcatagagttcaagtcactaaaactataagattcttctattagatagtgaagaaacatggagttcaggtcactgaagctatgagattcttctattagatagtgaagaaacctacaacttgcagtcaaactattatcatgtagattaatgagtttgtgacctgtaagaaggctatgacgaaacctatattccctaaaatggttagaggccatatatagacttaatgtttaattggttaaaggccataaaaaacatactcaatgttctgatgacaaaattgaaatttagttgatttgcaagaatgatttacatctattggttgcaaattggttttaaggataaaaaccatcaaacgtGAAATTGTgatcacacacaaagctagattagttgctaaaggttacaagcaaattcatggcgtggattgtgttgaaacctcatgcataatcgtaatgctcaagtctataattcaagcaatgattgcatattggtacatatagaaaTTAGATGACAAAACTTCTTACTCAATCAattgttggaagaaactatgtacatggcatgtcataagatttgtggatccaaataaatgcctgaaaaggaaagctagcttatgaaatctaagtacagatttaagcaagaaattgggaattggaactgtattttagtaaagctaataagtattttagttttataaaatatacatgattcttatagatatataagaagtttagtgggagtacgtaaaacttaattggtcttatgtgtatcacacacatatctctctattgtgaaataacattcaaatgctaatgacttagatttgaaattattcatcaatgatggaccaaagcgaaacttagtgcatactgggcattaagatctatttacaaagatcttataatattgttttaagattaagtaatggtatttactaaatcaaacacgaaagactccattggagatattcgacccatatgaataaatataagtaaagaatgtttgaactatgtataagcatttactaagttaaacatcaaagagtctaaatgagattcttaaacctatattatatgtcaaagaattaagctggatttagtatctactgaaaatagatgagctaaagttacatgaatagaattcaattgagaattattctgcaaaagaatttatcatgtatgatataatatgaggatcgccaaaaatgtatcgtatggctttaggcataacgaacatataccaatctctattggtctaagtaaagatcaagtagattgagatcaagaaaaatttatggtacttgaaaaggtgcataggaatagttcttgattcaaggaaataaagatatgctaaataattgatgctacacgcataaacactagcaaaggatcaagcaagatccctttggagttaaccattggcaaggacgagctaaagagcatcgtgttttgaaatggcaacatggattaaagaccatgagttgttgcgtgggaaattaaatattaatttctatgttctgagatacagatggaaagtttTCCACagatctgtgaactgcttggataagtaaatccaaacaaaccatcactagcaacctatacagttgaagtaaaagtgcttattgcctaagaagcaatgaaacagagttgtttacataaagaattcttcactgaacttggg contains these protein-coding regions:
- the LOC130467226 gene encoding uncharacterized protein; this translates as MLIWNCCNEILPVAKSLNSKIDCISPTYSRCSATDEDHIHLFRDCWESSILWNYIFGRLAKNYGINLRSFLNLPWIDWISFNLNQSEKWKAIFCIAIWHIWKSSQAVVKQKMVKQFSVYSAFYVDYITTNKILQGKDKGKTKIVPAIWIPPAYDYLNLNTDGSWKAHNEGGGMVVEFSQVQQASAELYAMREGLIILEIEADVEALLTMLGSVNGMYHEELKPVFTDVSSPMGKFRFLDVKHIPRANNKVARALAHYASNMAVGHNFFLNPTPFANIAYQGDLQKLEDEEKRRLQQGSSSSISLT